GCATATATAAAATCCACAATTCACTCTCCCTTCACTCTCTCAAATACGACACCATGCGCAATGGTTGGAATTGTTTCTTTCTGCTGCATCATCATCGGACTTAATAACGCGCCAGTAGCAACAACAAAAATTCGTTGTAAGTTCCCTTTTTGCATCTCTCTTAATAAATGACCATATGTGACAACAGCCGAACAAGCACACCCACTACCACCGGCAAATACTTCTTCTTGACCGGAATCATAAATCATTAATCCGCAATCATTATATATGTGCCCAATATCATACCCTTCTTCCAGCAACAGTTGTTTCGCGATTGGTGTCCCAATAGCTGATAAATCACCGGTAACAATCAAATCATAATCATTGGCACTTCTCTTCAAATCTTCAAAGTGTTGCTGAATTGTATGAGCAGCAGCAGGTGCCATCGCTGCCCCCATATCTAAAGGATTCGCAATTCCTAAATCTTGTACTTTTCCAATCGTAGCTGCCGTAATTTTAATGGCACTTTTTTCTTTACTAATTAATATGGATCCCGCACCTGTAACAGTGGAATTTGCTGTTCCTGGTTTTTGTCCTCCATACTCGGTTGGATAACGAAACTGTCTTTCAGCCGTTGCATTATGACTACTTACCGTCGCTAAAACACGATTTGCAAATCCACCGTCAATAAAGGCTGATCCGACCGCCAAAGTCTCCATCGAGGTCGCACAAGCGCTAAACATGCCTAAAAAGGGAATCCCCCACTTACGCGCAACATAATTTGCCGTCACTGTTTGATTTAATAAATCACCCGCTAAAAAGAAATCAATTTGTGATGTTTTTACATTTCCTTTTTGCACGACTTGTTGAATCGAATCTGACATTAATCTTCGTTCAGCAAGTTCCCAGTTTTCCTCTCCGCAATGTAAATCATCATATGAAATATCAAAATCCTTTCCAAGAGGGCCTTCAGCTTCTTTTGGACCGACAGCAGTACCAGTTGCATTCACATAAATATCATTTTGAAATACCCACGTTTGTTTTCCTGTCAACCTCATATTAGCCCCTCCTTTAAGACATAAAAATTTTAAACGTATATCTTATTAACCCAATAATATATGCCCCAACGACCCCAAAAACGATAACACTTCCCGCTAGCTTAAACATGTTTGTAGCAATCCCTAGCACAATGCCTTCACTCTTATGTTCTAGCGCAGCACTCGCCATAGAATTCGCAAATCCCGTAACAGGTACGGCCGATCCAGCCCCAGCGAATTGACCGATTTTATCATATACACCACAACCTGTTAAAATCGCCGATAATAATACAAGAGTTGCAACCGTGGGGTTTCCTGCCTCTTGTTCACTGAAATGAAAATAATGTATATAAAATTTCATCAATACTTCCCCGATTGTACAAATGAGTCCACCTACAAGAAATGCTTTAACGCAATTCATGAAATGATTTGGTTTCGGATGGTACTCCTTCACTTTATTTACGTAATCATCCTTTAGTTTTCGCCCTGTCATTTATATATTGCCTCCTACTTTACGAAATAAATCCAGTGAAACAACGAGCCTATTACTTTCCCAAGTACAAGAGCAACGAGTAAAACAACAATCTTCCCCTCTACCCCTACTCGTTTCGCTAAAATAGGTAGAACATTTAATACTTCTGTTAATGCTGCTGCAAGCATTCCAATAAATGTGCCACAAAATA
This Bacillus paramycoides DNA region includes the following protein-coding sequences:
- the spoVAC gene encoding stage V sporulation protein AC, with translation MTGRKLKDDYVNKVKEYHPKPNHFMNCVKAFLVGGLICTIGEVLMKFYIHYFHFSEQEAGNPTVATLVLLSAILTGCGVYDKIGQFAGAGSAVPVTGFANSMASAALEHKSEGIVLGIATNMFKLAGSVIVFGVVGAYIIGLIRYTFKIFMS
- the spoVAD gene encoding stage V sporulation protein AD is translated as MRLTGKQTWVFQNDIYVNATGTAVGPKEAEGPLGKDFDISYDDLHCGEENWELAERRLMSDSIQQVVQKGNVKTSQIDFFLAGDLLNQTVTANYVARKWGIPFLGMFSACATSMETLAVGSAFIDGGFANRVLATVSSHNATAERQFRYPTEYGGQKPGTANSTVTGAGSILISKEKSAIKITAATIGKVQDLGIANPLDMGAAMAPAAAHTIQQHFEDLKRSANDYDLIVTGDLSAIGTPIAKQLLLEEGYDIGHIYNDCGLMIYDSGQEEVFAGGSGCACSAVVTYGHLLREMQKGNLQRIFVVATGALLSPMMMQQKETIPTIAHGVVFERVKGE